From Monomorium pharaonis isolate MP-MQ-018 chromosome 9, ASM1337386v2, whole genome shotgun sequence, the proteins below share one genomic window:
- the LOC105837544 gene encoding uncharacterized protein LOC105837544 isoform X3: MSNSLDSFLTRIGDVTIERVTPRGGSKPGEANMMTSETATSANMNAEPQATNDESSDESSGETTDGEQEKKLDAMQSEEIEEIRSEGSGDDMDLDETIDSQIGVRMESERQHHPSPDEDDEEQVNILDTLPLEGAPIEGQEVSEADLLGKPISKDSEDEESMDNENDKDGQSGEEGTDSNKRHADSDHSDSAKKKAKKDDGSTEGSTSECELKPEKKLANMRRNIREVMDETQLDEATLSAQRQEMERLRRVQEQQRIIREVQRQIAINRQNNKAQTRVISLLQGKQNQAGTTMISQSSSPSSSFPSMTSPSSTQVRLPNTVLLKVNSGIGTGAQATQTASGMQAGQMQRRSIDSGMRWQKGRGGYQGAQTSISRVPNRSSAPNMLQQRIRMMTPSVSISPVVPKKEPLDRTDYYSDSELSDMEAEEAIRCEKQMHAARKMPGMPKYQRAPKGKDVVTISSSSESSDDDCIVLSDPSGEEETDTEDDPSNSGMHTNDRYNIPDEHGRVLINVGHPETEPDVFLAPQVARIIKPHQIGGIRFLFDNIIETIERYKTSSGFGCILAHSMGLGKTLQVASFCDIFFRCTTAKTVLCIMPINTLQNWLAEFNMWLPYEDPAVTAEKQVKAANVKMEPGTDMKHEVKEESCGNQSDMSNMSRPISTESAHRFSQDAVTGASQQSVNVMPENPYANPHHGYEQRNMMPSYMQDPTVMNKNMAESHIPHMPPNYHQGEMPHNPMYNANSNPLSNFSDPMKPDPMNCHGMPSGQNITGPKFGIENQNTGVMYPGMENRSQGVSMYPDMETRNAAAMYPGMGNHHPGSMYSNYNNIPGTFANYGSQTNQQELEREPKKENMLSGEMPLQPMEVNVKKEPEETIKKEEGTSTVKEELADEKKEMIEKIKTPYDVDAPVGMEVRPRHFGLHILNDSHKTMTARAKVIQEWQSTGGVLLIGYELYRQLSLKKPNKAKRKRGQPFKDTVDVEEEDKNKGLLDEMHSALVSPGPDLVICDEGHRIKNSHASISMALKQMRTKRRIVLTGYPLQNNLLEYWCMVDFVRPNYLGSKSEFCNMFERPIQNGQCIDSTPQDIRLMRYRAHVLHALLEGFVQRRSHSVLQMSLPRKEEYILLVRMTPHQRKLYDTFMTQVVKTRAVPNPLKAFAVCCKIWNHPDILYYFLRKRQANEEDDLDLEETIAEKSAAGGKKSKARQPKGESKKTKKGTTIKNKPAASVQPNASSSSSNDNAETENTHNTPKQNNYTNYTMPVSNSGYSNSMPQGSYSPHGGYQNYRPNDQNTFYRNDNNNHAEYNHGDFYNNPGQQRYGNQPFQSYTQTSTNYNTSQGYANQSQNYMQSNEQSANHSQRYSGAAAGSDFRSDQNQGNNYETPGMFPRQNYPYQDQQRNYTSNLNQGPNNYPQVSNQPSFQSQMPNQSTNMPMPDYSSYTANQNQNYTSTPANIYPRNDAQPLQNSTMGYAASQQGQPPAAQTQTTGYMASQQNQNISPGQNSGFSPNQQNQNLGLQNQSHPYANQQPQNVPLQSQAHGYPTQVNPAPPQTSHAFNQQSAPMPQTPSHGYMQANQSNQGPISQGPIRGYTPAPQGQMNVAQNQPNYSTSQSAQNVNAQNQTHRYLPDQSGQTSNPQSTVHSYSHHMVPQSATSNQAGPYPQQNQPGSVVPPSNQAHPGYPPNHSGANAMSQNSAHRYGAAQQTQVAQNQSMAYPPNQQQPNSSLSQNDQLYPRPDAAVSQQTQNYASTANEFSNDRSGAGTVSNSGNNYTANQPQTQNPVMPNYSSDSSHQNPAAVGQIKGADEPYYMPQRGYPQTFRPDQQCNDSYYRDQMNPGMNRYSNNYFPPQNYPNQSYDYATGHGTDMNSRPEESKSSQQPIGTHPSGTSCDKSNKDMTSSIGVQSQPLHQNNLTGPPSYTGEPNRQSSATPAPRSGPGVNPAPRLNQSELTKEDEKEKEDQIEKDKEDKSDEEILAKDEEKDCKSSPSGKEDPGIPYDWATELMKGYVPGLIDASAKMTIFFCILEEAIKLGDRVLAFSQSLFTLNLIEDFLARNSLKYADGQTDAWIKNVNYYRLDGSTSALEREKLINEFNSNPKIHLFLVSTRAGSLGINLVGANRAIVFDASWNPCHDTQAVCRVYRYGQKKQCFVYRLVTDNCLERKIYDRQISKQGMADRVVDQCNPDAHLSLKEATTLSWDWEEDSQVQDFSQIKDSYTDEVMHCVLERYSSLLTKQPFHHESLLVDRKDKKLSQAEKRLARRGYELEKMAANCSRPSYNYVPGNTATRAGGLQIRAIRGGDGGPTPKPVASVRPMQQRGAEGLSPRSVTGSRWIPAEVWQRQGMSAQEMTLPLDVVIPTNSPDKGSIVLKAGQRVMVLKSPKGIYMQLESGKIIAIRTALKLNQQKREEEPKKGVSSMIQRNSKSEVGFPLRNNSAISIIPKSSSTNQTGGRPLNKPSPSPGYKPFGDKEISKRPKPVATATAKPYLSQVNLTNQVSLSRLPKVKQEPMDHSTLGDNSNSSDGQLRTEQRVEEVRLEDVVAEVSSNTEYSPSNHTRTTNSDTDTSLPKSSEESTQVYTPDTVSLAQSVQTQHDQSESEMPPTSDKQCSPAEKEPSKPGTLTNYSRPFHNQTEKRETSNDDIIVEETSQTSQMTSQVTPQMTSQMTPQVTQQVTPQVATQTHAIVPGPMTSLLAPQPVPSAMPIPSTMSIPPSLPVPSNISPNMSVPSNMPPSLPPSMPVSSNLPPSIPPSSIPSSIPSSMPSNMPVTSSISLNIPSSMPIPSSMSISSSIPVSSSIPVSSGVPVSSVRSSEAPKSIADSITSATSTASVCTSTNITSPKSAEPTPSMRDNMIQSDPTPSVPQGYPYAQYPRYYDYSDPRSRSLSNPYGTYFPGVPPHTANPSSRLPVDTTKPQPDLGKPMDERNVMNVPTAYTSQIPSITAKTLTSNSATESKSTDSTTVTTTVASSSRDETHIPTAFSHPTSTRYPGPYPPGPYDPYSQHYPPAPGSSAAYPPGAPGYPAYGGPSYNTDYARMYSAFHGPPPPTDPYMHRGYAPPSSHPPNYYSPFPHPPPPYGNYSFLPYPNPNMSSEPQPPTQ, encoded by the exons ATGTCTAATAGTCTAGACAGTTTTCTTACACGTATAGGGGATGTCACAATTGAACGTGTGACTCCACGTGGTGGTTCCAAGCCCGGTGAAGCGAACATGATGACCAGTGAGACTGCGACAAGTGCAAACATGAATGCTGAGCCACAAGCGACTAATGACGAGAGTTCGGACGAATCAAGCGGCGAAACGACAGACGGGGAACAAGAGAAGAAGCTCGACGCTATGCAATCCGAGGAAATAGAAGAGATACGCTCGGAGGGTTCAGGAGACGATATGGATCTAGACGAAACGATCGACTCACAGATCGGCGTGAGAATGGAGTCGGAGAGGCAACACCACCCATCTCCAGATGAGGACGACGAGGAACAAGTTAACATTCTGGATACTTTACCACTGGAAG GTGCACCTATAGAAGGTCAAGAAGTATCTGAAGCTGATCTGCTTGGAAAGCCAATATCAAAGGATTCAGAAGATGAGGAAAGTATGGACAATGAGAACGATAAAGACGGACAGTCGGGAGAGGAAGGTACTGATAGCAACAAGAGACACGCCGATTCCGATCATTCTGATAGCGCGAAGAAAAAAGCGAAAAAGGATGATGGTAGTACCGAGGGTAGCACATCGGAATGCGAATTGAAGCCAGAGAAAAAGCTTGCCAATATGCGAAGAAATATCCGAGAGGTGATGGACGAAACACAATTGGACGAAGCCACATTGTCCGCTCAGAGGCAGGAGATGGAACGTCTCAGGCGAGTGCAGGAGCAGCAGAGAATTATTCGTGAAGTACAGCGTCAGATAGCAATCAACCGGCAAAACAATAAGGCGCAGACGCGTGTTATCAGTCTGCTGCAAGGGAAGCAGAATCAGGCTGGCACTACTATGATCTCACAGTCGTCTTCCCCATCGTCGTCATTTCCGTCGATGACGTCGCCGTCATCCACTCAGGTCCGTTTGCCAAATACTGTGCTGCTGAAAGTGAATTCTGGCATCGGTACTGGTGCTCAGGCCACTCAGACGGCCAGTGGGATGCAAGCGGGACAGATGCAGAGAAGATCGATCGACAGTGGTATGCGTTGGCAGAAAGGCAGAGGTGGCTATCAGGGAGCACAGACCTCTATCTCACGTGTTCCTAATCGTTCCAGTGCGCCTAATATGTTACAGCAAAGAATCCGCATGATGACACCATCTGTGAGTATATCACCAGTAGTACCCAAAAAGGAGCCGTTGGATCGAACGGACTACTATTCCGATTCCGAATTATCCGACATGGAAGCCGAGGAGGCGATACGATGCGAGAAGCAGATGCATGCGGCGCGGAAGATGCCCGGTATGCCCAAGTACCAGAGAGCACCTAAAGGCAAGGACGTGGTGACGATATCCAGCTCTAGCGAGAGTTCGGACGATGACTGCATAGTTTTGAGCGATCCTAGCGGTGAGGAGGAAACTGATACCGAGGATGATCCATCCAATTCCGGGATGCACACCAATGATCGTTACAACATTCCAGACGAGCACGGCCGAGTATTAATTAACGTGGGTCATCCTGAAACCGAACCGGACGTATTTCTAGCACCACAGGTGGCCCGCATAATTAAGCCACATCAGATTGGCGGCATACGCTTTCTCTTTGATAACATCATCGAGACGATCGAAAGGTACAAGACTAGTAGCGGTTTTGGCTGTATCCTCGCCCATAGTATGGGTCTAGGCAAAACCCTTCAAGTCGCTAGCTTctgcgatattttttttcgatgTACCACTGCCAAGACTGTCCTCTGCATTATGCCCATAAACACGCTTCAAAACTGGCTGGCGGAGTTTAACATGTGGCTACCGTATGAAGATCCTGCCGTTACCGCCGAGAAGCAGGTTAAGGCGGCGAACGTCAAAATGGAGCCGGGAACAGATATGAAGCACGAAGTAAAGGAGGAGAGCTGTGGCAATCAGAGCGACATGTCTAATATGTCGCGGCCTATTAGTACAGAGTCTGCGCATCGTTTTAGTCAGGACGCGGTAACCGGTGCGTCACAACAATCGGTGAACGTCATGCCGGAGAATCCCTACGCAAATCCTCATCATGGTTATGAACAGCGCAATATGATGCCGAGTTATATGCAAGATCCTACTGTAATGAATAAGAATATGGCTGAATCTCACATACCGCATATGCCACCGAACTATCATCAGGGAGAGATGCCACATAATCCTATGTACAACGCGAATTCAAATCCGCTTTCCAACTTTTCCGATCCAATGAAACCAGATCCAATGAACTGCCATGGTATGCCGTCTGGGCAGAACATAACGGGGCCAAAATTTGGCATTGAGAATCAGAACACTGGTGTTATGTATCCTGGCATGGAGAATCGATCGCAGGGTGTTTCTATGTATCCCGACATGGAAACTCGAAATGCCGCGGCAATGTATCCGGGAATGGGTAATCATCATCCTGGTTCGATGTACTCCAATTACAACAACATTCCTGGTACGTTTGCGAATTATGGCAGCCAGACGAATCAACAAGAACTTGAACGTGAACCGAAGAAGGAGAACATGCTATCGGGAGAAATGCCACTTCAGCCCATGGAAGTGAATGTGAAGAAAGAACCGGAGGAGacgattaaaaaagaagagggTACATCGACAGTGAAGGAAGAATTAGCGGACGAAAAGAAGGAAATgatagaaaagataaaaacacCATACGATGTAGACGCGCCAGTCGGCATGGAAGTACGTCCGAGGCACTTCGGTTTGCACATCTTGAACGATTCACACAAAACCATGACGGCTAGAGCGAAGGTGATACAAGAGTGGCAATCGACCGGCGGTGTTTTGCTGATAGGATATGAATTGTATAGGCAGTTGTCTTTAAAGAAGCCCAACAAGGCAAAACGAAAACGCGGACAACCCTTCAAAGATACGGTAGATGTAGAAGAGGAAGATAAGAACAAAGGTCTGCTGGACGAGATGCATTCAGCATTGGTGAGTCCGGGACCGGATTTGGTAATCTGCGACGAAGGCCATCGAATCAAGAATTCACACGCGAGTATAAGCATGGCGTTGAAGCAAATGCGAACGAAGCGCAGAATTGTATTAACTGGTTATCCATTGCAAAATAATCTGTTGGAATATTGGTGCATGGTAGATTTTGTGAGGCCCAATTATCTGGGTAGCAAGAGCGAGTTTTGCAACATGTTCGAGAGACCGATACAAAATGGTCAATGTATCGACTCTACTCCACAGGATATACGTTTGATGCGATATCGGGCACATGTGCTGCACGCTTTGCTAGAAGGTTTTGTGCAAAGACGCTCTCACTCCGTGTTGCAAATGTCATTGCCTCGCAAGGAGGAGTACATTCTCCTCGTTAGGATGACACCTCATCAACGTAAATTATATGATACATTTATGACTCAGGTAGTAAAAACGCGCGCAGTACCAAATCCGTTGAAAGCCTTTGCTGTATGCTGCAAGATTTGGAATCATCCGGACATCTTGTACTATTTTCTTCGTAAGCGTCAAGCGAATGAAGAAGATGATTTGGATCTGGAAGAGACAATAGCAGAAAAATCCGCGGCAGGTGGCAAGAAATCTAAAGCACGCCAACCGAAAGGGGAGTCCAAGAAAACCAAGAAGGGCAcgacgataaaaaataaacctgCAGCTAGCGTACAACCAAATGCTTCCTCGTCGTCTAGCAACGATAATGCCGAAACTGAAAATACGCACAATACtccaaaacaaaataattatactaattataCGATGCCAGTTTCTAATTCTGGATATTCTAATTCCATGCCGCAAGGATCTTATTCTCCTCATGGAGGATATCAAAATTATCGTCCAAACGATCAAAACACATTCTACAGAAACGATAACAATAATCACGCAGAATATAATCACGGGGACTTCTATAATAATCCAGGACAACAAAGATATGGCAATCAACCGTTCCAGTCATATACTCAAACGTCAACAAACTACAATACGTCGCAGGGGTATGCCAATCAATCGCAAAACTATATGCAATCGAATGAGCAATCCGCGAATCATTCTCAGAGGTATAGCGGTGCAGCGGCTGGATCTGATTTCCGATCGGATCAAAATCAAGGAAACAATTACGAGACACCCGGGATGTTTCCACGCCAGAATTATCCCTATCAGGATCAGCAGCGCAATTATACGTCGAATTTAAACCAAGGGCCTAACAATTATCCCCAGGTGTCTAATCAACCTTCCTTTCAGTCGCAAATGCCGAATCAGTCCACGAATATGCCAATGCCGGATTATTCGTCATATACCGCaaatcaaaatcaaaattacacGTCGACGCCAGCGAACATCTATCCGCGAAATGATGCACAACCACTGCAAAACTCAACGATGGGATATGCGGCGTCTCAACAAGGTCAGCCACCGGCGGCTCAAACACAGACCACTGGTTACATGGCGTCGCAGCAGAATCAAAACATATCGCCTGGTCAAAATTCTGGTTTTTCACCGAATCAGCAGAATCAGAATCTAGGTTTGCAGAATCAATCTCACCCATATGCGAACCAGCAACCGCAAAATGTGCCTCTTCAGAGCCAAGCACATGGTTATCCTACGCAGGTGAATCCAGCACCTCCACAGACTTCGCATGCATTTAATCAGCAGTCTGCTCCGATGCCACAAACTCCATCCCATGGTTATATGCAGGCGAACCAATCGAATCAAGGGCCCATATCACAGGGTCCCATACGTGGTTATACTCCAGCGCCGCAGGGTCAAATGAACGTAGCGCAAAACCAACCCAATTATTCTACCAGTCAATCCGCGCAAAACGTCAATGCACAGAATCAGACACACAGGTATCTTCCAGATCAGTCAGGCCAGACGTCGAATCCACAAAGTACAGTCCATAGTTATAGTCATCATATGGTACCTCAATCTGCAACTTCCAATCAGGCAGGTCCATATCCTCAGCAGAATCAGCCAGGTTCAGTTGTACCGCCATCGAACCAGGCTCATCCTGGTTATCCGCCGAATCACTCAGGCGCAAATGCGATGTCACAGAATTCCGCGCACCGATACGGAGCCGCGCAGCAGACACAGGTGGCTCAAAATCAATCTATGGCATATCCTCCGAACCAACAGCAGCCTAATTCATCTCTAAGTCAGAATGATCAACTTTATCCCAGACCAGATGCCGCGGTGTCGCAACAAACGCAAAATTACGCTTCTACAGCAAACGAATTTTCGAACGATCGTTCAGGTGCAGGCACTGTCAGCAATTCTGGCAATAATTACACCGCCAACCAACCACAGACACAGAACCCCGTTATGCCGAATTATTCCTCGGACAGCTCGCATCAAAATCCGGCGGCGGTCGGACAGATAAAGGGCGCAGATGAGCCTTACTATATGCCACAGCGTGGTTACCCGCAAACGTTCCGACCAGATCAGCAATGCAATGATTCGTACTACAGAGATCAAATGAATCCCGGGATGAATCGTTATTCAAACAACTACTTTCCGCCGCAGAATTATCCAAATCAATCATACGACTACGCCACTGGTCATGGCACGGATATGAATTCGCGACCTGAAGAATCTAAGTCTTCACAGCAACCCATTGGTACTCATCCTTCCGGTACGTCGTGTGACAAGAGCAATAAGGACATGACATCTAGTATCGGTGTGCAGAGTCAACCATTGCATCAGAATAATCTCACCGGCCCACCAAGCTACACTGGAGAACCGAATCGCCAGAGTTCGGCGACTCCCGCGCCTCGATCAGGACCGGGTGTTAATCCGGCTCCTCGATTAAATCAGAGTGAATTGACAAAGGAAGAtgagaaggaaaaagaagacCAAATAGAAAAGGATAAAGAGGATAAATCTGACGAGGAGATTCTTGCAAAAGACGAGGAAAAAGATTGCAAGAGCTCTCCTAGCGGGAAGGAAGATCCAGGAATTCCATATGATTGG GCAACAGAGTTGATGAAAGGATATGTACCCGGCTTGATAGATGCGTCCGCAAAAATGACGatctttttttgtattctCGAGGAAGCTATTAAACTGGGAGATCGCGTACTCGCATTTTCGCAGTCATTATTCACATTGAATCTCATAGAAGATTTCTTAGCGCGAAATAGCTTAAAATATGCAGATGGTCAAACTGATGCTTGGATTAAAAATGTGAATTATTATAGACTGGATGGAAGCACCAGTGCATTAGAGCGAGAGAAATTGATAAACGAATTTAATAGCAATCCGAAAATTCACCTCTTTCTCGTTTCTACGCGAGCTGGTTCGCTGGGTATCAATCTTGTTGGAGCGAATCGTGCAATCGTATTTGATGCTTCTTGGAATCCTTGTCACGATACGCAAGCAGTATGCAGAGTCTATCGATACGGTCAAAAGAAACAATGCTTTGTTTATCGATTGGTCACCGACAACTGTCTAGAAAGGAAAATCTACGATCGACAGATTAGTAAACAGGGCATGGCAGATCGCGTAGTCGATCAGTGCAATCCCGATGCGCATCTTTCGCTAAAAGAAGCGACGACATTATCATGGGACTGGGAGGAGGATAGTCAAGTACAGGATTTCTCGCAGATCAAAGACAGTTATACGGACGAAGTTATGCACTGCGTGTTAGAACGCTATTCTTCATTACTCACCAAACAACCGTTTCATCACGAGAGTTTGCTCGTTGATCGAAAGGACAAGAAGCTCAGTCAAGCTGAGAAACGATTGGCCCGTCGCGGCTATGAGCTTGAAAAGATGGCAGCTAATTGTTCTAGACCTAGTTATAATTATGTTCCTGGAAATACAGCCACGAGAG CAGGTGGATTACAAATCAGAGCAATTCGCGGTGGTGATGGTGGTCCCACCCCGAAACCGGTGGCATCTGTTAGACCTATGCAACAACGAGGTGCTGAAGGATTAAGTCCGCGAAGCGTTACTGGCAGCAGATGGATTCCGGCGGAAGTATGGCAAAGACAGGGAATGAGTGCGCAAGAGATGACGCTACCTTTAGATGTAGTTATACCGACTAACTCTCCGGATAAAGGAAGTATCGTTCTGAAAGCGGGACAGCGGGTAATGGTGCTGAAGAGTCCAAAAGGCATTTACATGCAACTTGAATCTGGCAAAATTATAGCAATTCGCACCGCGCTTAAATTGAATCAGCAAAAGCGAGAGGAAGAGCCGAAGAAAG GAGTTTCCTCGATGATACAGAGGAATTCCAAGTCCGAGGTTGGCTTTCCTTTACGCAATAACTCGGCTATTTCCATAATACCGAAATCATCCTCAACTAATCAGACTGGCGGCCGGCCTCTCAATAAACCATCACCGAGCCCGGGTTACAAACCGTTCGGTGATAAAGAAATCTCTAAGAGACCCAAACCAGTTGCTACAGCAACAGCCAAACCTTATTTAAGTCAAGTAAATTTAACTAACCAAGTTTCTCTGTCGAGACTACCCAAAGTTAAGCAAGAGCCAATGGATCATTCCACGCTTGGAGATAATTCTAACTCATCTGATGGTCAGTTGAGAACAGAACAACGTGTCGAAGAAGTTAGATTGGAAGATGTAGTGGCAGAAGTGAGCTCGAACACTGAGTATAGCCCTTCTAATCATACTCGTACCACTAACTCGGATACGGATACATCTTTGCCAAAATCGTCCGAGGAAAGCACTCAAGTTTATACGCCTGATACTGTTTCTCTCGCGCAAAGTGTTCAAACACAACATGATCAGTCTGAATCGGAAATGCCGCCAACTTCTGATAAGCAGTGCTCGCCGGCAGAGAAGGAACCTTCTAAGCCGGGTACACTAACAAATTATAGTCGACCCTTCCACAATCAAACGGAGAAGCGAGAAACTTCCAATGATGATATCATTGTTGAGGAAACGTCTCAAACATCGCAGATGACGTCGCAGGTAACACCGCAGATGACGTCGCAGATGACGCCACAAGTGACGCAACAAGTAACACCACAGGTCGCGACACAGACGCACGCAATTGTTCCTGGCCCAATGACTTCTCTGTTGGCACCACAGCCAGTACCGTCAGCTATGCCGATACCATCGACTATGTCGATACCGCCAAGCTTACCGGTACCGTCAAATATATCACCGAACATGTCAGTACCATCGAACATGCCACCAAGTTTACCGCCAAGCATGCCGGTATCGTCAAACTTGCCACCAAGTATACCACCATCGAGCATACCGTCAAGCATACCATCAAGTATGCCATCTAATATGCCAGTAACGTCAAGTATATCGTTGAATATACCATCAAGTATGCCGATACCATCAAGTATGTCAATATCATCCAGTATACCGGTATCGTCAAGCATACCAGTATCATCTGGTGTACCGGTATCATCTGTAAGAAGCTCGGAAGCACCTAAAAGTATCGCCGATTCAATCACCAGCGCAACATCGACCGCTTCTGTATGCACTAGCACTAATATCACTTCTCCAAAAAGTGCCGAGCCAACTCCAAGTATGCGAGATAACATGATCCAGAGTGACCCGACGCCGAGCGTACCCCAGGGATATCCTTACGCTCAGTATCCGAGATACTATGACTATAGCGATCCGCGATCCCGTTCACTTTCTAATCCCTATGGCACTTACTTCCCAGGCGTTCCACCTCACACGGCAAATCCCAGCAGTAGACTGCCAGTAGACACGACGAAGCCTCAGCCGGACTTGGGCAAACCTATGGATGAGAGGAACGTGATGAATGTGCCTACCGCTTACACTTCTCAAATACCAAGCATTACTGCCAAAACGCTAACGAGCAACTCTGCGACGGAGTCTAAGAGTACGGACAGTACGACGGTGACTACCACGGTGGCTTCGTCAAGCAGAGATGAGACGCATATACCTACTGCATTTAGTCATCCCACTAGCACGCGATATCCGGGACCGTATCCACCAGGTCCGTACGATCCGTACTCGCAGCACTATCCACCGGCGCCTGGCTCTTCCGCGGCTTATCCTCCAG gaGCACCCGGCTATCCAGCATATGGTGGACCCAGTTACAATACAGATTATGCTCGTATGTACTCGGCGTTCCATGGTCCACCACCTCCAACAGACCCCTACATGCACAGAGGATATGCTCCTCCCTCTTCGCATCCTCCTAATTATTACTCACCATTCCCTCATCCTCCACCACCCTATGGAAATTATTCGTTTCTGCCGTATCCGAATCCGAATATGTCCAGCGAGCCTCAACCACCTACTCAGTAG